In one Aeromicrobium erythreum genomic region, the following are encoded:
- a CDS encoding MarR family winged helix-turn-helix transcriptional regulator has product MTAGTVPPAASSLDALRLVEHEVGVLMRRARRALTERARLVHPDLQAIGYLVLVQVEADGPVRGSGLCDVLHLDKGAVSRSVQHLLDLGLVDRTPDPDDGRATLLSVSDEGRRRVRAVDVARREMLGERFADWSREDLCDVAQTLRRYNASFGPEA; this is encoded by the coding sequence ATGACCGCCGGCACGGTGCCCCCCGCCGCCTCGTCGCTCGACGCGCTCCGGCTCGTCGAGCACGAGGTGGGGGTGCTGATGCGACGGGCCCGCCGCGCGCTCACCGAGCGCGCGCGGCTCGTGCACCCCGACCTCCAGGCCATCGGCTACCTCGTCCTCGTGCAGGTCGAGGCAGACGGCCCGGTCCGGGGGAGCGGGCTGTGCGACGTCCTCCACCTCGACAAGGGCGCGGTGAGCCGCTCCGTGCAGCACCTGCTCGACCTCGGGCTCGTCGACCGGACGCCCGACCCGGACGACGGCCGCGCGACGCTCCTGTCGGTCAGCGACGAGGGACGTCGCCGGGTCCGCGCCGTCGACGTCGCCCGTCGGGAGATGCTCGGCGAGAGGTTCGCGGACTGGAGCCGCGAGGACCTCTGCGACGTCGCGCAGACCCTGCGCCGCTACAACGCCAGCTTCGGCCCCGAGGCCTGA
- a CDS encoding GNAT family N-acetyltransferase — protein sequence MHVRTVSPHDPDVAALLDEHLAEMRATSPPESVHALPHDALARPDVRMVAAWSDDEPPVLLGVGALRTHAGLLGELKAMRTTHAARGRGVAAAVLEHLIDVAKAAGLQRVSLETGAEDHFAPARRLYARRGFVECGPFAGYGPDPLSVFMTLDLGADATAQASGPKLAL from the coding sequence ATGCACGTACGGACCGTCTCGCCCCACGACCCCGACGTCGCGGCGCTGCTCGACGAGCACCTCGCCGAGATGCGGGCGACGTCACCGCCGGAGAGCGTGCACGCCCTCCCCCACGACGCGCTGGCCCGACCCGACGTCCGCATGGTCGCCGCCTGGAGCGACGACGAGCCGCCCGTGCTGCTCGGGGTCGGCGCGCTGAGGACGCACGCCGGACTGCTCGGGGAGCTCAAGGCCATGCGGACGACGCACGCCGCCCGGGGTCGGGGTGTCGCGGCCGCCGTCCTGGAGCACCTGATCGACGTCGCCAAGGCCGCCGGGCTCCAGCGGGTCTCCCTCGAGACCGGCGCCGAGGACCACTTCGCACCCGCCCGGCGGCTCTACGCTCGACGGGGGTTCGTCGAGTGCGGGCCGTTCGCCGGATACGGACCGGACCCGCTCAGCGTCTTCATGACGCTCGACCTCGGGGCCGACGCGACCGCTCAGGCCTCGGGGCCGAAGCTGGCGTTGTAG
- a CDS encoding DUF5819 family protein — translation MQHESVDAPSRPSRWRVAVVGVVVALGAAHLLAVTAAALPPNAYSDAARPATSYLGAYFSQNWRLFAPNPIASDRVVRFQGAYEKDGRTEVTPWLDWTDVELDLVRHRLVGGRAGYVTNKLYGPLANRYAALDEPQRKVADVVDPAKVLTWRRLDRELRAGSNDRFDDAQVALYLAYDRATTELATDALEAAHPGRRLVAVRYATRSQDVTPWAARHGSAAERQTARPTPVQRINGWRTPLRGDAAERAVVADFLRRHR, via the coding sequence GTGCAGCACGAGTCGGTCGACGCGCCTTCGCGTCCCTCCCGGTGGCGTGTCGCGGTCGTCGGCGTGGTCGTCGCGCTCGGTGCCGCGCACCTGCTCGCCGTCACCGCGGCCGCCCTGCCGCCGAACGCGTACTCCGACGCCGCCCGACCTGCGACGTCCTACCTCGGTGCCTACTTCTCGCAGAACTGGCGGCTGTTCGCCCCGAACCCCATCGCGTCCGACCGGGTCGTGCGCTTCCAGGGGGCCTACGAGAAGGACGGCCGGACCGAGGTCACGCCATGGCTGGACTGGACCGACGTCGAGCTCGACCTCGTGCGTCACCGCCTCGTCGGCGGTCGCGCCGGCTACGTCACCAACAAGCTCTACGGTCCACTGGCCAACCGCTACGCGGCGCTCGACGAGCCCCAGCGCAAGGTCGCCGACGTCGTCGACCCCGCCAAGGTCCTGACCTGGAGGCGGCTCGACCGTGAGCTGCGCGCGGGCTCGAACGACCGCTTCGACGACGCGCAGGTGGCCCTCTACCTCGCCTACGACCGCGCGACGACCGAGCTGGCCACCGACGCGCTGGAGGCCGCCCACCCCGGACGCCGCCTCGTGGCCGTCCGGTACGCGACGCGCAGCCAGGACGTCACGCCGTGGGCGGCGCGGCACGGCTCGGCCGCGGAGCGGCAGACCGCGCGTCCCACACCCGTCCAGCGGATCAACGGCTGGCGCACCCCGCTGCGCGGCGACGCCGCCGAGCGCGCCGTGGTCGCCGACTTCCTGCGGAGGCACCGGTGA